The DNA window AATCGGGTTATCAACCGTGGCGCCAGCAATGAAATCACGCATCTTTTTTTGATCTAAGCCGACCTCTTCAATTGCCTTCTGTATGATTTGCACGGTGGCATAGGCTGGTAGTGCACCCCAATACGCAGGGCGAGCATTATATTTAGCGATATAGGCGTCTTCAAAGGCCTTGGCTGCCGTTGAGCTTTTTGAGTTCCAGGCGCCAGCGCCCATAATCCCTTGGATTCCGTCAGGACCACCAAAATTATCTGGATTGAGCATTTGTGCTGGGCTGGCAATTAAAACGGTCGCAAAGAATACTTTAAAAGCATTAATTTGTTGTTGTTGTGCTTGCTGAATCATGGCTGTGGTATGAGAAGGATACGAGAAAGCAACAAAAGCATCGACTCCTTCTGATATAAAATCGCTAAAATATGATGTGAAATCGGTGGTGGCAGGTGCAAAGGGTTTAACGACGTAGTCAATACCTTCGGCCACTAGGGCAGGCTCAAGTGCAGCTAGGTACTCTATGCCGTGAATTTCTTCCATTTTAGCAATTCCCACCTTGGTAACTCCTAGCGCTTCCTCTTTTAAAATTTTCGCTAAGGCCGGCATTTGCGTGTCGGCGAATTGAAGCATCGAAAAGAAATAGGGCATATCGCTAATTATCTCTTTGAGTTTGGCGGCACCACCTGAGGGCGCAATCAAAAGATAGCCATGATTGTTGGCTATTTGTGAGTTATAATATACTGCCTCTGTGCCAATGGGTGGCAAGAGCAAATCTACCTCATCTTCAACAATCGCTTT is part of the Deltaproteobacteria bacterium genome and encodes:
- a CDS encoding ABC transporter substrate-binding protein, which translates into the protein MIRQICVVVLAATISLVTACKDDDKKDKIIFGHVTSVTGPFAGTSANYSTVYNMWRDDVNADGGIYVEKYDKKLPIEIIVYDDESNVENSGIQTEKAIVEDEVDLLLPPIGTEAVYYNSQIANNHGYLLIAPSGGAAKLKEIISDMPYFFSMLQFADTQMPALAKILKEEALGVTKVGIAKMEEIHGIEYLAALEPALVAEGIDYVVKPFAPATTDFTSYFSDFISEGVDAFVAFSYPSHTTAMIQQAQQQQINAFKVFFATVLIASPAQMLNPDNFGGPDGIQGIMGAGAWNSKSSTAAKAFEDAYIAKYNARPAYWGALPAYATVQIIQKAIEEVGLDQKKMRDFIAGATVDNPIDTAMGGIYFVGGMNQTYAGQIGQWQKDEQGNSIFEVVDADDLRTADPIIKPNWP